From a region of the Aeoliella mucimassa genome:
- a CDS encoding IS630 family transposase (programmed frameshift): MSRKKYIVELTEEERSVLQDVVKRLQGTSQKVKRANILLKADIGGACWTDAKIAEALDCRTKTVENVRQRFVERGLEETLNGKQRDSPPTEKLLDGEQEAKIIAMRLGEAPKGYGKWTLRLLARKAVELEIVDSISYQTVRRTLKKTANTKRNVQYWVIPPEANAEFVAHMEDVLDVYSRPYDPCLPVLCMDEQPVQLVEEIKAPLPATRHHPKRVDYEYRRSGVAKVFMFAEPLALWRQVSVRDKKTKVDWAVEMANLLEGRYAKCEKVLVVCDNLNTHTIGAFYDAFEPERARSLVRRIEFHHTPKHGSWLNIAENELSCLTGQCVAGRRIGSAEQLREQSAAWHEDVNQIQRGVEWQMKIDDARTKLKSVYPEIKV, translated from the exons ATGAGTAGAAAGAAGTATATCGTTGAACTGACCGAGGAGGAGCGTTCCGTTCTGCAAGATGTCGTGAAACGGCTCCAGGGGACCAGCCAGAAGGTGAAGCGAGCCAACATCCTTCTGAAGGCAGATATTGGGGGTGCGTGCTGGACGGACGCAAAGATCGCCGAGGCGTTGGATTGTCGCACGAAGACAGTGGAAAATGTGCGGCAGCGGTTCGTCGAGCGGGGCCTTGAGGAGACGCTCAACGGCAAACAGCGAGACAGCCCGCCCACCGAAAAGTTGCTTGACGGCGAACAAGAGGCAAAGATCATCGCCATGCGGCTGGGAGAGGCCCCGAAGGGCTACGGCAAGTGGACGCTGCGTCTCTTGGCAAGAAAGGCGGTAGAGCTAGAAATTGTCGACTCGATCAGCTACCAAACCGTGCGGCGCACGCTCAAAAAAACCGCA AACACCAAACGCAACGTTCAATACTGGGTGATCCCTCCCGAAGCGAACGCCGAGTTCGTAGCCCACATGGAGGACGTGCTGGACGTTTATTCCCGGCCCTACGATCCGTGTCTTCCCGTCCTGTGCATGGACGAGCAACCGGTTCAACTGGTCGAAGAGATCAAAGCTCCCCTTCCGGCAACGCGTCATCACCCAAAGCGAGTGGATTACGAATACCGGCGATCGGGAGTGGCCAAAGTCTTCATGTTCGCCGAGCCACTTGCCTTGTGGCGTCAGGTCTCGGTGCGGGACAAGAAGACCAAGGTCGATTGGGCCGTCGAGATGGCGAACCTCCTGGAGGGCCGCTACGCAAAATGCGAGAAAGTGCTCGTGGTGTGCGACAATCTCAACACGCACACCATCGGCGCCTTCTACGACGCATTCGAACCGGAGCGTGCCCGCAGTCTAGTCCGCCGGATCGAATTCCACCATACGCCCAAGCACGGCAGTTGGCTGAACATCGCCGAGAACGAACTGAGCTGTCTCACCGGACAATGCGTTGCGGGGCGTCGCATTGGTAGTGCCGAGCAATTGCGCGAGCAGTCGGCCGCCTGGCACGAGGACGTCAATCAAATACAACGCGGAGTCGAATGGCAAATGAAGATCGACGACGCACGAACCAAACTGAAATCGGTGTACCCTGAAATCAAGGTGTAA
- the tilS gene encoding tRNA lysidine(34) synthetase TilS — MPQRARLIMLQDAIQAVWPTNTWRSCHVVVAVSGGADSVALLRGLAELHRRTSGSGELIVAHFNHGLRGEHSDGDQSWVAQLAQTLNLRGEFGQPAESEQLDTEQSARDARYAFLLNTAERCGARYIATAHTADDQVETVLMRVLRGSGIDGLTGIPRVRSLSASVSVVRPLLAVRREEIESYLQQLDQPYRTDASNHESHFTRNWLRNELLPAIRERLPSDPDRSLLRLAEQANQWSELLESIVAPLVEQTVRVENHRLQFNLTLLADQPAIVVQQVARQAWRAAGWPEQGMGMADWERLSTAISGAEAGKFQLPGHVQVAREAQTLELFRGGFPENC, encoded by the coding sequence ATGCCCCAGCGGGCCCGCCTGATCATGCTACAAGACGCCATCCAAGCCGTTTGGCCCACGAACACCTGGAGATCGTGCCATGTGGTGGTAGCCGTTTCGGGCGGGGCCGACAGCGTTGCGCTGCTGCGAGGGCTGGCAGAGCTGCACCGCCGAACGTCCGGTTCCGGCGAGCTGATCGTCGCCCACTTTAACCATGGCCTGCGGGGCGAGCACTCCGACGGCGATCAATCCTGGGTTGCCCAGTTAGCCCAAACACTCAACCTGCGGGGCGAATTCGGCCAACCTGCTGAAAGCGAGCAGCTTGATACCGAGCAATCAGCCCGCGACGCCCGCTACGCTTTTCTACTGAATACAGCCGAGCGCTGCGGCGCCCGATACATCGCCACCGCCCACACGGCCGACGACCAGGTGGAAACTGTGCTGATGCGAGTGCTGCGTGGCTCGGGAATCGACGGCCTGACCGGCATTCCCCGGGTCCGATCGTTGAGTGCCAGCGTGTCGGTCGTCCGGCCGCTGCTCGCGGTGCGGCGTGAAGAGATCGAGAGCTACCTGCAACAACTCGATCAGCCATATCGCACCGACGCGTCGAATCACGAATCGCACTTCACCCGAAATTGGCTCCGCAACGAGTTGCTTCCAGCCATCCGCGAGCGGCTACCTAGTGATCCCGATCGGTCGCTCTTGAGGTTAGCCGAACAAGCCAACCAATGGAGTGAACTCCTTGAGTCGATCGTCGCCCCCCTCGTCGAGCAGACGGTGCGTGTGGAGAACCATCGACTTCAGTTCAACCTGACGCTACTCGCCGACCAACCGGCGATCGTCGTGCAACAAGTCGCCCGACAAGCCTGGCGGGCCGCAGGCTGGCCTGAACAGGGGATGGGCATGGCCGACTGGGAACGCTTGTCGACAGCGATATCGGGTGCTGAGGCGGGTAAGTTCCAACTGCCAGGCCACGTGCAAGTCGCCCGCGAAGCACAAACGCTTGAACTCTTCCGGGGGGGATTCCCTGAAAACTGCTAG
- the rny gene encoding ribonuclease Y, which translates to MGTNLLLLADGEIMQAVLFAVAAVAGAGAVKLIDYLRRRDVEKEAELIRSDAKKDASTMLKEAAVEAKEMALQEKAKIEDQMSIVRRELHERERTIDKAEDNLQQRNDQLSKQEKMVEGNQRKLAEKLEDVTRRQSELDNLLDVQRQTLHQLSSLSPDEAKELLLQKLDTELAHEQGVLIKKREQAIAEAVEPKAREMLITSLQRFAAAHTADATTSTVDIPNDDMKGRIIGREGRNIRAFEKITGVDVIIDDTPGVVIVSAFDPVRREVARLSLAKLIADGRIHPSRIEELFAETEKEVDKLIVKYGEEAAQEADVHGLHPKIIQLLGRLRYRTSYSQNVLRHSIEVAFVTGMLAEEMGMDGDLARRAGLLHDIGKAADHDAEGGHPKIGADLLKRYGENEVVVHAALGHHDDIRPDMPYTVLTAAADACSASRPGARRETLDRYIKRMQELESIATGFEGVHQAFAIQAGREVRVIANTEATTDESAAKICRDIATAFEQQLTYPGEIRVTMIRESRFSETAK; encoded by the coding sequence ATGGGTACCAACCTACTGCTGCTTGCCGATGGCGAAATCATGCAGGCGGTGCTGTTCGCCGTGGCAGCGGTCGCCGGTGCTGGAGCGGTGAAGCTGATCGACTACCTGCGTCGACGCGATGTCGAGAAGGAAGCCGAACTGATACGCTCCGATGCCAAAAAAGACGCCTCGACCATGTTGAAGGAGGCAGCCGTCGAAGCCAAAGAGATGGCCCTGCAAGAGAAAGCGAAGATCGAAGACCAAATGTCGATCGTCCGCCGGGAATTGCACGAGCGCGAACGCACCATCGACAAGGCCGAGGACAATCTTCAGCAGCGAAACGACCAGCTCTCGAAGCAGGAGAAAATGGTCGAAGGCAACCAGCGGAAGCTGGCCGAGAAGCTCGAGGACGTCACTCGTCGCCAGAGCGAACTCGACAATCTGCTTGATGTCCAGCGGCAAACCCTGCACCAACTCAGTAGCCTGAGCCCCGACGAGGCCAAGGAACTGCTGCTGCAGAAGCTCGATACGGAGCTGGCCCACGAACAAGGCGTGCTGATCAAGAAACGCGAACAAGCCATCGCCGAAGCAGTGGAGCCAAAGGCCCGCGAGATGCTGATCACCTCGCTGCAGCGTTTTGCCGCTGCCCACACGGCCGACGCGACCACCAGCACGGTCGATATTCCCAACGACGACATGAAGGGTCGCATCATCGGCCGCGAAGGTCGCAACATTCGGGCGTTCGAAAAAATCACCGGCGTCGACGTCATCATCGACGACACGCCCGGCGTGGTGATCGTCAGCGCGTTCGATCCGGTCCGCCGCGAGGTGGCTCGCTTGTCGCTGGCCAAGTTGATTGCCGACGGGCGGATTCACCCCAGTCGTATCGAAGAGCTGTTTGCCGAGACCGAAAAGGAAGTCGACAAACTCATCGTCAAGTACGGCGAAGAAGCAGCCCAGGAAGCCGACGTGCACGGGCTGCACCCCAAGATCATTCAGCTGCTCGGTCGGTTGCGGTACCGCACCAGCTATAGCCAGAACGTGCTGCGGCACTCGATTGAAGTCGCCTTTGTCACCGGCATGTTGGCCGAAGAGATGGGCATGGATGGCGACCTCGCCCGCCGGGCTGGTTTGCTGCACGACATTGGCAAAGCAGCCGATCACGACGCCGAGGGTGGTCACCCGAAGATTGGTGCCGACCTGCTCAAGCGATATGGCGAGAACGAAGTAGTAGTGCACGCCGCATTGGGGCATCACGACGACATTCGTCCCGACATGCCATACACGGTGCTCACCGCCGCGGCCGATGCCTGCAGTGCTTCGCGCCCCGGTGCCCGCCGCGAGACGCTCGACCGCTACATCAAGCGGATGCAGGAACTCGAATCGATTGCTACCGGGTTCGAAGGTGTGCATCAGGCGTTCGCCATTCAGGCAGGTCGCGAAGTGCGGGTGATTGCCAACACCGAGGCCACCACCGACGAGTCGGCGGCCAAAATCTGTCGCGACATTGCGACCGCGTTCGAGCAGCAATTGACCTACCCGGGCGAGATTCGCGTGACCATGATTCGCGAGAGCCGATTCAGCGAAACGGCCAAGTAG
- a CDS encoding TIGR00282 family metallophosphoesterase, with the protein MKLLFIGDIVGKPGREIVCRVVQPLREAESLDLVIANAENAAGGSGLTPAIYRELTAAGVDAITLGDHVYRRREIYKTLEAESNIVRPANLPDEAVGPRWAVVQTASGVQVAFACMLGRLFMNPIDSPWRAADAVLAAMPSDAKVRFIDFHAEATSEMQQMGRYLDGRVSAVLGTHTHVATADECILPGGTAFQCDVGMTGPHESIIGRRIDRVLESTLTSRPVPFDVATEDVRLNGTIVEVDESTGQATAIRRLCVDEQRAEQLTS; encoded by the coding sequence GTGAAACTCCTATTCATCGGCGACATCGTTGGCAAACCAGGACGCGAGATTGTCTGCCGCGTGGTGCAACCGCTCCGCGAGGCCGAGTCGTTGGACCTGGTGATTGCCAACGCCGAAAACGCAGCGGGAGGCTCCGGCCTGACGCCTGCCATTTATCGCGAACTCACCGCCGCCGGCGTGGATGCCATCACGCTTGGCGACCACGTTTATCGTCGGCGCGAAATCTACAAGACACTCGAAGCCGAGTCGAACATCGTCCGCCCGGCCAACCTGCCCGACGAAGCAGTTGGGCCTCGGTGGGCTGTGGTGCAAACCGCGTCGGGCGTGCAAGTCGCCTTCGCCTGCATGCTGGGGCGCTTGTTCATGAACCCAATCGACAGCCCCTGGCGGGCGGCCGACGCGGTGCTCGCGGCGATGCCGAGCGACGCCAAGGTTCGCTTCATCGACTTCCATGCCGAAGCGACTAGCGAGATGCAGCAGATGGGCCGCTACCTCGATGGTCGTGTGTCGGCCGTGCTCGGCACCCACACCCACGTGGCCACCGCCGACGAGTGCATTCTGCCTGGCGGGACCGCGTTTCAGTGCGATGTCGGCATGACCGGCCCGCACGAGAGCATCATCGGCCGCCGGATCGATCGCGTCCTCGAAAGCACCCTGACGTCGCGCCCGGTGCCGTTCGACGTGGCGACCGAAGATGTCCGCCTGAACGGGACCATCGTCGAAGTCGACGAATCCACCGGTCAGGCGACGGCGATCCGCCGGTTGTGCGTCGACGAGCAGCGGGCGGAGCAGCTCACCAGCTAG
- a CDS encoding DUF2752 domain-containing protein — protein sequence MSTANPHRRFSWLERTLLVAASLVLTVLLVAAAMLSPDSRGFGTHQKLGFGECFVVAQWGVRCPSCGMTTSWARLLDGQLTAALGANAGGVLLCLASIAAVPWMLASAIKGQWWYLRPTASLVLPAFAVLVLVLLVQWMQHTGLALLRHGWS from the coding sequence GTGTCTACTGCGAATCCTCATCGACGATTCTCCTGGTTGGAACGAACGCTGCTAGTCGCGGCTTCGTTGGTGCTCACGGTGCTGCTTGTCGCGGCCGCGATGCTGTCGCCCGACTCGCGCGGATTCGGCACCCACCAAAAACTCGGTTTCGGCGAATGCTTTGTCGTCGCCCAGTGGGGAGTGCGGTGTCCCTCGTGCGGCATGACCACTTCCTGGGCGCGATTGCTCGACGGGCAGCTTACCGCTGCGCTCGGCGCGAACGCCGGGGGAGTGCTGTTGTGCCTGGCGTCGATCGCAGCGGTCCCCTGGATGCTAGCAAGTGCCATAAAGGGACAATGGTGGTATTTACGTCCCACGGCCAGTTTGGTACTACCCGCTTTCGCCGTGCTGGTGCTGGTGCTCCTTGTGCAATGGATGCAGCACACCGGACTGGCGTTGCTACGACATGGATGGTCGTAG